The window TGCTTCCAGTTTCTGGGCTTGTCGCAGTCTAGTTTCTAGTTCGTTCTTTTCTTCTTCTGCGTATATTGACTCAGAAACATCTTCATGGGTGATAACTATATTTTGGACATCACCAGCGCTATTTTTTAATGGATATATTGTGGTGCTTAGCCATCTTACTCTACCTGGGCCTTTTGCTTCAGTTTCACCCCTGGAGTCATACTTGTAAACAGGAACCGTCACTAATTCACCGGCATATGCCCTTTTTACATATTCCATCAAACCGGAATCTTCGACCTCTTTACTTTTCAAGACGTTAAACTTGTTAACAGTATGGCTAGCCGGGAAACCCCATAACTTCTCATATGCTCGGTTCACTTCTACCTGAAGACCATCCGTGTCATACAGTTCAATCACAGAGGGCGATTGACGCATCATCAGCCTGAAACGTTCCTCGCTCTCCTTCATCGCATCCACCAAGCGCCTGCGGGCGCTGATATCTCTGTAATTCCCCAATACCCCGTTGATATCCTGGTCGTGTAGAAGGTTAACCCCGTTAAATTCGATCCATTTGTAACTGCCGTCCTTGCAGCGGTATCGGCATTCTATTGTGGTGGTTGCATTGGATTCACCCATGAGAGTGCCAAGAACTTTCAGTGCAGCCTCTTTGTCTTCAGGGTGAATGTTTTCCGATGCACCAAAGCCGACCACATCTTCCGGCTTCCAGCCAAACCATTTCTCAATGTTTGGACTTTGGTATTTGTTGATTCCATCCTGGTCAATGATGACGATTACATCACCAATGCTCGCTACCATTTTACTTTGAAGCCTTTCTTTTTTCTGCAGCGCCTCCTCAGCTTTTTTTCGGTCGGTAAAATCAGTAACAATGCCCTCAATAGCAATCGGTTTACCTGAATCAGACTGAATGAGAACATTTCGCTGGTGAATCCAGCGTGTTTCGCCGAATTGATCTAAGATCGGATACTCGTAGAAAGGAGGGATTTCGCCGGACAAAAGAAGTGACCACTGTTTCTCAAAATAATTGTGCCAGTCTGGGTGAATTATGTTCTTTATAAGAACGGGGGAGTCATAAAAATCTTGGGGAGAATGTCCAAAAATTTCTACTGCTGCAGGACTTATGTATTCATATTTCCCGTCAGGGAGAGACATCCTATAAATTACATCTCTGGTATTTTCTACAAGAAGACGATAACGTTCTTCACTTTTGAGAAGCTTGTCTTCAATTTCTTTCCGTTCTGTCAGATCCATATTCGTGCCTGTTACACGAATGGGTTTGCCATCCTGATCCCTTGTTATGGTGCCACGGGAAAGAACCGGCACATAATGTCCGTCTTTATGCTGAAGCCGAAATTCGACCTGATAACTGTCGGTATTATTGTCGAGAGCCCCAGGGAAAACATCGCTGACATGTTTTCCATCGTCAGGATGCATCAGTCTGTCCCAGAGAGCGGAGTCGGCAGGTAAAGCATTTTGAGTGTAGCCTAGCTGTGCCCACCATTGTGGTGAATAATAAAGCTCGTTTGTGATTAAGTCCCAGTCCCAAGGAGCATCGTTAGAACCCTTTATGACAAGTTCGAGCCTTTTTTTACTTTGTTTTAATAAGTCCTCTGCCTCTTTTCTCTCAAGAATATACCCTATGAGTTTTGCTGAAATCGCAAGTTGAGATTTCGCTGCTTTAACTATTTCAACAGGGCGGGGAACATAAGCATTCGCCAATTGGGTAAGTTCATCGATATCGACCTGGTATTGTTCCGCAATCTTCTGAAGTTTTTCAGGATCTGTGGGAGGAGAGCCGTATCCCATGTTCATGGCTCCAATTGCTTGCCCATTAGCAACGATCGGAACCGCATAGAGATGAAGACCTCCTGGACATTCTACATCAACAGGTTGGAGGGTTTTGATCGCCTCAAGTGCTGATTCATTCCAACAGCATTCATGGCAGATCCACTTACCGCATCTTAACGTCTCAACATCATCGTCTGTGCTGCATAATACTCTTGAGGCTCGGTCCAGATAGGTGCAGTAATTGGAAGAGGAAATGCCATAAGCATAGTCACCATTGACTTCATAAATAGCCGCTGATGTCCCCAGCAAATCAACGTAGTTGGCAACAATTTCAGCAAGTGTGTCTTTCCCAACCGTATCAAGGATTAAACGGCAGGTGTTTAACTCGGTCACATCACCGTATTCAGGAGGAAATTTAATCTCAGGATTCATTTGATCTTGCATTGGTTAAATCTGGTCATCTCAAGGGATAATACAAATATTTTAACTTACAAATCCCGCCATGAGGCTCAAGAAACCATTGCCCATGTTTCCTTATCAAGTTCATTTGTTATCTACAATCAGACTATCACCATAATTGCTGGATGTAAAACTTTAATTCAGGCAGAAAAGCATGGGGGATTTTCACACTATAAGAAAAGTTCAGATCGTCAAACTATGCCCA is drawn from Desulfobulbaceae bacterium and contains these coding sequences:
- a CDS encoding PAS domain S-box protein codes for the protein MQDQMNPEIKFPPEYGDVTELNTCRLILDTVGKDTLAEIVANYVDLLGTSAAIYEVNGDYAYGISSSNYCTYLDRASRVLCSTDDDVETLRCGKWICHECCWNESALEAIKTLQPVDVECPGGLHLYAVPIVANGQAIGAMNMGYGSPPTDPEKLQKIAEQYQVDIDELTQLANAYVPRPVEIVKAAKSQLAISAKLIGYILERKEAEDLLKQSKKRLELVIKGSNDAPWDWDLITNELYYSPQWWAQLGYTQNALPADSALWDRLMHPDDGKHVSDVFPGALDNNTDSYQVEFRLQHKDGHYVPVLSRGTITRDQDGKPIRVTGTNMDLTERKEIEDKLLKSEERYRLLVENTRDVIYRMSLPDGKYEYISPAAVEIFGHSPQDFYDSPVLIKNIIHPDWHNYFEKQWSLLLSGEIPPFYEYPILDQFGETRWIHQRNVLIQSDSGKPIAIEGIVTDFTDRKKAEEALQKKERLQSKMVASIGDVIVIIDQDGINKYQSPNIEKWFGWKPEDVVGFGASENIHPEDKEAALKVLGTLMGESNATTTIECRYRCKDGSYKWIEFNGVNLLHDQDINGVLGNYRDISARRRLVDAMKESEERFRLMMRQSPSVIELYDTDGLQVEVNRAYEKLWGFPASHTVNKFNVLKSKEVEDSGLMEYVKRAYAGELVTVPVYKYDSRGETEAKGPGRVRWLSTTIYPLKNSAGDVQNIVITHEDVSESIYAEEEKNELETRLRQAQKLEA